From the genome of Salvelinus alpinus chromosome 19, SLU_Salpinus.1, whole genome shotgun sequence, one region includes:
- the LOC139545390 gene encoding transcriptional activator MN1-like isoform X2 has product MFGLEQFGSQINSINPSQSERNINQPRLNMSSHYKSPGFHTGGPPGAAEPGMGPLNEPPMLGLNMNMNGEQYGGFHPRGHSDMHAGSGLQQQQQQQGPMHGFFNNQQPHQGHPHGHQSHPHQHHPHFNGNFGGPDPASSCLHGGRLMGYNNSGMGPQQGFGEGFDPIAEGQAGDGFSQQQQQQQQQQQQQQQRSGNMSEFQHNGPPNGNHAVPAPCLPLDQSPNRAASFHGLPSSSSSDTHGLEPRRMPNQGAVEGLEYNFPSEPPTGHFEVPVFSPSESESQLPHFGTGRPVAGGSFPGNPAMARTPGMQGISKGHQQPPPQPQQPQPPPQHGVFFERFGNGRKIPVGMELGVSARHPLMQQQAGLIARQNSCPPGLPRPPQSEPGSINPNMLDGGVMMPVQHNQFEYPIHRLENRGLHPYGDPMFNMQQPAPPPPAQQPPNQRLQHFDSPYMNMAKRPRFEFPNAHGGENCGTWGSGMHNVQGMENHLSPSAYPGLPGEFTPPVTDGFPPGPLQHAGPEQQSLQQRQNAAMMIKQMASRNQQQRMRQPSLQQLGHHGDVPPGPMVHGGPVGSMPQPNFDRENGSRMPNFEGQSPHITQENWFPGSHPPGEIMSRRMGVTGGEAVAHDMGLQQNGVGMMFRPGMNGMGMQEPMRIPGDGHVQALHSPGMHPPFGNNMGNLSQMQSPGAGVGHPNAPSERRPTDFPAGPPMGSQSTFPYGGVNRQGAPHSNPQGVNTSPGSYPPQSEFPPGQRSSVSKLGALSLGNFSKTSTKDNVFGQSCLAALSTACQNMIASLGAPNLNVTFNKKNQNEGKRKLSQTEQDINSSTVNGTGSAGPEYFQSGTSQNSQMPGNGNSNIKPAGQNQTLQGEASALSPNYNMDATPCSEGKAATGNGRGRGRRKRDSGHVSPGIFFSSDSGNPVVSPGQQPPSAGVGERGGGTPHEKPLPSPSWGKGGDLMLGDQADLMSSLDSGIQSVTKSNSNSPRIDFPDDVSAHYGNEDEVSSSSDAGGAPASKPNRSPHITGSPKLQRGEQGLMNGQKPLGMQDITNHTTSTPDSYGLSAGVGTGGNGVGHPGTPGMEQVRTPSSTSGQDDIHPLEILQAQIQLQRQQFSISEDQPLGMKNGKKSGDCLSQNGDNELASCSPDAGKGSMGTIDLDTLMAEQHATWYVPSDKALMDGPEDDKAMAPWEKNKSQNNSKEGAEASRCFYQRAAKADWAGCVR; this is encoded by the coding sequence ATGTTTGGGCTGGAGCAGTTTGGTTCTCAGATTAATAGCATAAACCCTAGCCAGTCAGAGAGAAACATAAACCAGCCAAGACTGAACATGAGCTCCCATTACAAAAGCCCCGGCTTTCATACCGGAGGCCCGCCGGGAGCCGCGGAGCCGGGCATGGGCCCTTTGAACGAGCCTCCGATGCTCGGGCTCAATATGAACATGAATGGGGAGCAGTACGGTGGCTTTCACCCGCGGGGCCACTCGGACATGCATGCAGGCAGCGGActccagcagcaacagcagcagcaaggACCCATGCATGGATTTTTCAACAACCAGCAACCTCATCAAGGCCATCCCCACGGCCACCAGTCTCACCCTCACCAACACCACCCTCATTTCAATGGGAACTTTGGAGGCCCAGACCCAGCATCATCCTGTCTGCATGGTGGCAGATTGATGGGCTACAACAACAGTGGCATGGGGCCTCAGCAGGGCTTTGGAGAGGGGTTTGACCCCATCGCTGAGGGCCAAGCAGGGGACGGCTtctcccagcagcagcagcagcaacagcagcagcagcagcagcagcagcagagatctGGTAACATGTCTGAGTTCCAGCACAACGGCCCCCCTAATGGCAACCACGCTGTCCCTGCCCCCTGTCTACCCCTGGACCAGTCACCTAACCGGGCAGCATCCTTCCATGGTctgccctcctcttcctcctcagatACCCATGGTCTGGAGCCTCGACGGATGCCCAATCAGGGTGCTGTGGAGGGATTAGAGTATAATTTCCCCAGCGAACCCCCAACTGGACATTTTGAAGTACCTGTATTTTCCCCCTCAGAATCAGAGTCTCAGCTTCCCCACTTTGGGACAGGAAGGCCGGTGGCCGGTGGCAGTTTCCCTGGAAACCCTGCCATGGCTCGGACACCGGGTATGCAGGGCATCTCCAAAGGGCACCAGCAGCCACCCCCACAGCCCCAGCAGCCTCAGCCTCCCCCACAGCACGGAGTATTTTTTGAGCGCTTTGGGAATGGCCGTAAGATTCCCGTGGGGATGGAGCTGGGGGTCAGTGCTAGACACCCTCTCATGCAGCAGCAGGCTGGTTTGATAGCGCGACAGAACTCATGCCCCCCTGGCCTCCCCCGGCCTCCCCAGTCTGAGCCGGGCTCCATTAACCCCAACATGCTGGACGGTGGCGTCATGATGCCTGTCCAACACAACCAGTTTGAATATCCTATTCACAGACTGGAAAATAGGGGCCTGCACCCCTATGGGGACCCCATGTTTAATATGCAACAGCCGGCTCCCCCTCCTCCCGCCCAACAGCCTCCGAATCAGAGGCTGCAACATTTTGACTCTCCTTATATGAACATGGCTAAAAGGCCAAGATTTGAGTTCCCTAACGCACACGGAGGGGAAAATTGTGGCACGTGGGGTAGTGGCATGCACAATGTGCAGGGAATGGAgaaccacctctctccctctgcctaccctggCCTTCCTGGTGAGTTCACCCCACCTGTAACAGACGGTTTCCCCCCGGGTCCACTCCAGCACGCTGGGCCTGAGCAGCAGTCTCTGCAGCAGCGGCAGAATGCGGCCATGATGATCAAACAGATGGCCTCTCGGAACCAGCAGCAGAGGATGAGGCAGCCCAGCCTGCAGCAGCTGGGTCACCATGGCGACGTACCTCCAGGCCCCATGGTTCATGGAGGCCCAGTGGGGAGCATGCCTCAGCCCAACTTTGACAGGGAGAATGGGAGCAGGATGCCCAACTTTGAGGGTCAGAGCCCTCATATAACTCAGGAGAACTGGTTCCCCGGTTCTCACCCACCAGGAGAGATCATGTCGCGGCGTATGGGGGTAACGGGTGGGGAGGCTGTAGCCCACGACATGGGGCTGCAGCAGAACGGAGTCGGTATGATGTTCAGGCCGGGCATGAATGGGATGGGCATGCAGGAGCCAATGAGGATACCTGGAGATGGACACGTACAGGCTCTCCACTCTCCTGGTATGCACCCCCCGTTTGGCAACAACATGGGCAATCTCTCCCAGATGCAGTCCCCCGGAGCCGGGGTAGGACACCCCAACGCACCATCAGAGAGGCGGCCGACTGACTTCCCTGCCGGGCCTCCCATGGGATCTCAATCAACGTTTCCTTATGGAGGGGTTAACCGTCAGGGGGCACCACATAGCAATCCCCAGGGGGTGAACACCTCACCAGGGAGCTACCCTCCACAGTCGGAGTTCCCCCCAGGCCAGCGATCCTCTGTCAGTAAACTTGGGGCACTCTCTCTGGGGAACTTTAGCAAAACCAGCACTAAAGACAATGTTTTTGGGCAGAGCTGCCTGGCGGCCCTTTCCACGGCCTGCCAGAACATGATAGCTAGCCTAGGGGCCCCCAACCTAAACGTAACATTCAACAAGAAGAACCAAAATGAGGGCAAGCGAAAACTGAGTCAGACGGAGCAGGACATTAATAGCAGCACAGTTAACGGGACCGGCAGTGCTGGTCCTGAGTATTTTCAGAGTGGCACTTCCCAGAACAGCCAGATGCCTGGCAACGGGAATAGCAACATTAAGCCTGCAGGTCAAAACCAGACGCTGCAGGGGGAAGCCAGTGCCCTCTCCCCAAATTACAACATGGACGCTACCCCATGCAGTGAGGGGAAAGCAGCAACAgggaatgggagagggagagggaggagaaaaaggGACAGCGGGCATGTGAGCCCTGGGATCTTTTTTTCCTCTGACAGCGGAAACCCTGTTGTAAGTCCAGGCCAGCAACCCCCTTCAGCTGGCgttggggagaggggtgggggtacGCCCCATGAGAAACCCCTCCCATCCCCCTCCTGGGGAAAGGGAGGTGACCTTATGCTGGGGGACCAGGCAGACCTGATGTCTTCTCTGGACAGTGGCATTCAGAGTGTCACCAAGTCTAACAGTAACTCACCGCGCATAGATTTTCCTGATGATGTCAGTGCCCACTACGGCAACGAGGATGAGGTGTCCTCTAGCTCAGATGCAGGAGGTGCTCCTGCCTCCAAGCCCAACCGCAGCCCGCACATCACCGGCTCACCCAAGCTGCAAAGGGGGGAACAGGGCCTGATGAATGGGCAGAAGCCCCTAGGCATGCAGGACATCACCAATCACACTACCTCGACACCCGACAGCTATGGACTGAGTGCTGGTGTGGGGACAGGTGGCAATGGAGTCGGTCACCCGGGCACACCTGGGATGGAGCAGGTACGCACTCCATCCAGCACCTCTGGCCAGGATGACATCCACCCTCTGGAGATACTGCAGGCCCAGATCCAGCTGCAGCGCCAGCAGTTCAGCATCTCAGAGGACCAGCCCCTGGGCATGAAGAATGGCAAGAAGAGTGGTGACTGTCTCTCACAGAACGGAGACAATGAGCTGGCGAGCTGCAGCCCGGATGCTGGGAAGGGCTCAATGGGCACTATTGACCTTGACACTCTGATGGCAGAGCAGCACGCCACCTGGTACGTGCCCAGTGACAAGGCCCTGATGGATGGGCCAGAAGACGACAAGGCCATGGCACCCTGGGAAAAAAACAagagccagaataacagcaaagaag
- the LOC139545390 gene encoding transcriptional activator MN1-like isoform X3, whose protein sequence is MFGLEQFGSQINSINPSQSERNINQPRLNMSSHYKSPGFHTGGPPGAAEPGMGPLNEPPMLGLNMNMNGEQYGGFHPRGHSDMHAGSGLQQQQQQQGPMHGFFNNQQPHQGHPHGHQSHPHQHHPHFNGNFGGPDPASSCLHGGRLMGYNNSGMGPQQGFGEGFDPIAEGQAGDGFSQQQQQQQQQQQQQQQRSGNMSEFQHNGPPNGNHAVPAPCLPLDQSPNRAASFHGLPSSSSSDTHGLEPRRMPNQGAVEGLEYNFPSEPPTGHFEVPVFSPSESESQLPHFGTGRPVAGGSFPGNPAMARTPGMQGISKGHQQPPPQPQQPQPPPQHGVFFERFGNGRKIPVGMELGVSARHPLMQQQAGLIARQNSCPPGLPRPPQSEPGSINPNMLDGGVMMPVQHNQFEYPIHRLENRGLHPYGDPMFNMQQPAPPPPAQQPPNQRLQHFDSPYMNMAKRPRFEFPNAHGGENCGTWGSGMHNVQGMENHLSPSAYPGLPGEFTPPVTDGFPPGPLQHAGPEQQSLQQRQNAAMMIKQMASRNQQQRMRQPSLQQLGHHGDVPPGPMVHGGPVGSMPQPNFDRENGSRMPNFEGQSPHITQENWFPGSHPPGEIMSRRMGVTGGEAVAHDMGLQQNGVGMMFRPGMNGMGMQEPMRIPGDGHVQALHSPGMHPPFGNNMGNLSQMQSPGAGVGHPNAPSERRPTDFPAGPPMGSQSTFPYGGVNRQGAPHSNPQGVNTSPGSYPPQSEFPPGQRSSVSKLGALSLGNFSKTSTKDNVFGQSCLAALSTACQNMIASLGAPNLNVTFNKKNQNEGKRKLSQTEQDINSSTVNGTGSAGPEYFQSGTSQNSQMPGNGNSNIKPAGQNQTLQGEASALSPNYNMDATPCSEGKAATGNGRGRGRRKRDSGHVSPGIFFSSDSGNPVVSPGQQPPSAGVGERGGGTPHEKPLPSPSWGKGGDLMLGDQADLMSSLDSGIQSVTKSNSNSPRIDFPDDVSAHYGNEDEVSSSSDAGGAPASKPNRSPHITGSPKLQRGEQGLMNGQKPLGMQDITNHTTSTPDSYGLSAGVGTGGNGVGHPGTPGMEQVRTPSSTSGQDDIHPLEILQAQIQLQRQQFSISEDQPLGMKNGKKSGDCLSQNGDNELASCSPDAGKGSMGTIDLDTLMAEQHATWYVPSDKALMDGPEDDKAMAPWEKNKSQNNSKEG, encoded by the exons ATGTTTGGGCTGGAGCAGTTTGGTTCTCAGATTAATAGCATAAACCCTAGCCAGTCAGAGAGAAACATAAACCAGCCAAGACTGAACATGAGCTCCCATTACAAAAGCCCCGGCTTTCATACCGGAGGCCCGCCGGGAGCCGCGGAGCCGGGCATGGGCCCTTTGAACGAGCCTCCGATGCTCGGGCTCAATATGAACATGAATGGGGAGCAGTACGGTGGCTTTCACCCGCGGGGCCACTCGGACATGCATGCAGGCAGCGGActccagcagcaacagcagcagcaaggACCCATGCATGGATTTTTCAACAACCAGCAACCTCATCAAGGCCATCCCCACGGCCACCAGTCTCACCCTCACCAACACCACCCTCATTTCAATGGGAACTTTGGAGGCCCAGACCCAGCATCATCCTGTCTGCATGGTGGCAGATTGATGGGCTACAACAACAGTGGCATGGGGCCTCAGCAGGGCTTTGGAGAGGGGTTTGACCCCATCGCTGAGGGCCAAGCAGGGGACGGCTtctcccagcagcagcagcagcaacagcagcagcagcagcagcagcagcagagatctGGTAACATGTCTGAGTTCCAGCACAACGGCCCCCCTAATGGCAACCACGCTGTCCCTGCCCCCTGTCTACCCCTGGACCAGTCACCTAACCGGGCAGCATCCTTCCATGGTctgccctcctcttcctcctcagatACCCATGGTCTGGAGCCTCGACGGATGCCCAATCAGGGTGCTGTGGAGGGATTAGAGTATAATTTCCCCAGCGAACCCCCAACTGGACATTTTGAAGTACCTGTATTTTCCCCCTCAGAATCAGAGTCTCAGCTTCCCCACTTTGGGACAGGAAGGCCGGTGGCCGGTGGCAGTTTCCCTGGAAACCCTGCCATGGCTCGGACACCGGGTATGCAGGGCATCTCCAAAGGGCACCAGCAGCCACCCCCACAGCCCCAGCAGCCTCAGCCTCCCCCACAGCACGGAGTATTTTTTGAGCGCTTTGGGAATGGCCGTAAGATTCCCGTGGGGATGGAGCTGGGGGTCAGTGCTAGACACCCTCTCATGCAGCAGCAGGCTGGTTTGATAGCGCGACAGAACTCATGCCCCCCTGGCCTCCCCCGGCCTCCCCAGTCTGAGCCGGGCTCCATTAACCCCAACATGCTGGACGGTGGCGTCATGATGCCTGTCCAACACAACCAGTTTGAATATCCTATTCACAGACTGGAAAATAGGGGCCTGCACCCCTATGGGGACCCCATGTTTAATATGCAACAGCCGGCTCCCCCTCCTCCCGCCCAACAGCCTCCGAATCAGAGGCTGCAACATTTTGACTCTCCTTATATGAACATGGCTAAAAGGCCAAGATTTGAGTTCCCTAACGCACACGGAGGGGAAAATTGTGGCACGTGGGGTAGTGGCATGCACAATGTGCAGGGAATGGAgaaccacctctctccctctgcctaccctggCCTTCCTGGTGAGTTCACCCCACCTGTAACAGACGGTTTCCCCCCGGGTCCACTCCAGCACGCTGGGCCTGAGCAGCAGTCTCTGCAGCAGCGGCAGAATGCGGCCATGATGATCAAACAGATGGCCTCTCGGAACCAGCAGCAGAGGATGAGGCAGCCCAGCCTGCAGCAGCTGGGTCACCATGGCGACGTACCTCCAGGCCCCATGGTTCATGGAGGCCCAGTGGGGAGCATGCCTCAGCCCAACTTTGACAGGGAGAATGGGAGCAGGATGCCCAACTTTGAGGGTCAGAGCCCTCATATAACTCAGGAGAACTGGTTCCCCGGTTCTCACCCACCAGGAGAGATCATGTCGCGGCGTATGGGGGTAACGGGTGGGGAGGCTGTAGCCCACGACATGGGGCTGCAGCAGAACGGAGTCGGTATGATGTTCAGGCCGGGCATGAATGGGATGGGCATGCAGGAGCCAATGAGGATACCTGGAGATGGACACGTACAGGCTCTCCACTCTCCTGGTATGCACCCCCCGTTTGGCAACAACATGGGCAATCTCTCCCAGATGCAGTCCCCCGGAGCCGGGGTAGGACACCCCAACGCACCATCAGAGAGGCGGCCGACTGACTTCCCTGCCGGGCCTCCCATGGGATCTCAATCAACGTTTCCTTATGGAGGGGTTAACCGTCAGGGGGCACCACATAGCAATCCCCAGGGGGTGAACACCTCACCAGGGAGCTACCCTCCACAGTCGGAGTTCCCCCCAGGCCAGCGATCCTCTGTCAGTAAACTTGGGGCACTCTCTCTGGGGAACTTTAGCAAAACCAGCACTAAAGACAATGTTTTTGGGCAGAGCTGCCTGGCGGCCCTTTCCACGGCCTGCCAGAACATGATAGCTAGCCTAGGGGCCCCCAACCTAAACGTAACATTCAACAAGAAGAACCAAAATGAGGGCAAGCGAAAACTGAGTCAGACGGAGCAGGACATTAATAGCAGCACAGTTAACGGGACCGGCAGTGCTGGTCCTGAGTATTTTCAGAGTGGCACTTCCCAGAACAGCCAGATGCCTGGCAACGGGAATAGCAACATTAAGCCTGCAGGTCAAAACCAGACGCTGCAGGGGGAAGCCAGTGCCCTCTCCCCAAATTACAACATGGACGCTACCCCATGCAGTGAGGGGAAAGCAGCAACAgggaatgggagagggagagggaggagaaaaaggGACAGCGGGCATGTGAGCCCTGGGATCTTTTTTTCCTCTGACAGCGGAAACCCTGTTGTAAGTCCAGGCCAGCAACCCCCTTCAGCTGGCgttggggagaggggtgggggtacGCCCCATGAGAAACCCCTCCCATCCCCCTCCTGGGGAAAGGGAGGTGACCTTATGCTGGGGGACCAGGCAGACCTGATGTCTTCTCTGGACAGTGGCATTCAGAGTGTCACCAAGTCTAACAGTAACTCACCGCGCATAGATTTTCCTGATGATGTCAGTGCCCACTACGGCAACGAGGATGAGGTGTCCTCTAGCTCAGATGCAGGAGGTGCTCCTGCCTCCAAGCCCAACCGCAGCCCGCACATCACCGGCTCACCCAAGCTGCAAAGGGGGGAACAGGGCCTGATGAATGGGCAGAAGCCCCTAGGCATGCAGGACATCACCAATCACACTACCTCGACACCCGACAGCTATGGACTGAGTGCTGGTGTGGGGACAGGTGGCAATGGAGTCGGTCACCCGGGCACACCTGGGATGGAGCAGGTACGCACTCCATCCAGCACCTCTGGCCAGGATGACATCCACCCTCTGGAGATACTGCAGGCCCAGATCCAGCTGCAGCGCCAGCAGTTCAGCATCTCAGAGGACCAGCCCCTGGGCATGAAGAATGGCAAGAAGAGTGGTGACTGTCTCTCACAGAACGGAGACAATGAGCTGGCGAGCTGCAGCCCGGATGCTGGGAAGGGCTCAATGGGCACTATTGACCTTGACACTCTGATGGCAGAGCAGCACGCCACCTGGTACGTGCCCAGTGACAAGGCCCTGATGGATGGGCCAGAAGACGACAAGGCCATGGCACCCTGGGAAAAAAACAagagccagaataacagcaaagaag GGTGA
- the LOC139545390 gene encoding transcriptional activator MN1-like isoform X1: MFGLEQFGSQINSINPSQSERNINQPRLNMSSHYKSPGFHTGGPPGAAEPGMGPLNEPPMLGLNMNMNGEQYGGFHPRGHSDMHAGSGLQQQQQQQGPMHGFFNNQQPHQGHPHGHQSHPHQHHPHFNGNFGGPDPASSCLHGGRLMGYNNSGMGPQQGFGEGFDPIAEGQAGDGFSQQQQQQQQQQQQQQQRSGNMSEFQHNGPPNGNHAVPAPCLPLDQSPNRAASFHGLPSSSSSDTHGLEPRRMPNQGAVEGLEYNFPSEPPTGHFEVPVFSPSESESQLPHFGTGRPVAGGSFPGNPAMARTPGMQGISKGHQQPPPQPQQPQPPPQHGVFFERFGNGRKIPVGMELGVSARHPLMQQQAGLIARQNSCPPGLPRPPQSEPGSINPNMLDGGVMMPVQHNQFEYPIHRLENRGLHPYGDPMFNMQQPAPPPPAQQPPNQRLQHFDSPYMNMAKRPRFEFPNAHGGENCGTWGSGMHNVQGMENHLSPSAYPGLPGEFTPPVTDGFPPGPLQHAGPEQQSLQQRQNAAMMIKQMASRNQQQRMRQPSLQQLGHHGDVPPGPMVHGGPVGSMPQPNFDRENGSRMPNFEGQSPHITQENWFPGSHPPGEIMSRRMGVTGGEAVAHDMGLQQNGVGMMFRPGMNGMGMQEPMRIPGDGHVQALHSPGMHPPFGNNMGNLSQMQSPGAGVGHPNAPSERRPTDFPAGPPMGSQSTFPYGGVNRQGAPHSNPQGVNTSPGSYPPQSEFPPGQRSSVSKLGALSLGNFSKTSTKDNVFGQSCLAALSTACQNMIASLGAPNLNVTFNKKNQNEGKRKLSQTEQDINSSTVNGTGSAGPEYFQSGTSQNSQMPGNGNSNIKPAGQNQTLQGEASALSPNYNMDATPCSEGKAATGNGRGRGRRKRDSGHVSPGIFFSSDSGNPVVSPGQQPPSAGVGERGGGTPHEKPLPSPSWGKGGDLMLGDQADLMSSLDSGIQSVTKSNSNSPRIDFPDDVSAHYGNEDEVSSSSDAGGAPASKPNRSPHITGSPKLQRGEQGLMNGQKPLGMQDITNHTTSTPDSYGLSAGVGTGGNGVGHPGTPGMEQVRTPSSTSGQDDIHPLEILQAQIQLQRQQFSISEDQPLGMKNGKKSGDCLSQNGDNELASCSPDAGKGSMGTIDLDTLMAEQHATWYVPSDKALMDGPEDDKAMAPWEKNKSQNNSKEESELSQSKAGVGVGAPGPGGGNGGSHLQCLSVHCTDELGDSKGRGGPVSSWRSLHSDISNRFGTFVAALT; this comes from the coding sequence ATGTTTGGGCTGGAGCAGTTTGGTTCTCAGATTAATAGCATAAACCCTAGCCAGTCAGAGAGAAACATAAACCAGCCAAGACTGAACATGAGCTCCCATTACAAAAGCCCCGGCTTTCATACCGGAGGCCCGCCGGGAGCCGCGGAGCCGGGCATGGGCCCTTTGAACGAGCCTCCGATGCTCGGGCTCAATATGAACATGAATGGGGAGCAGTACGGTGGCTTTCACCCGCGGGGCCACTCGGACATGCATGCAGGCAGCGGActccagcagcaacagcagcagcaaggACCCATGCATGGATTTTTCAACAACCAGCAACCTCATCAAGGCCATCCCCACGGCCACCAGTCTCACCCTCACCAACACCACCCTCATTTCAATGGGAACTTTGGAGGCCCAGACCCAGCATCATCCTGTCTGCATGGTGGCAGATTGATGGGCTACAACAACAGTGGCATGGGGCCTCAGCAGGGCTTTGGAGAGGGGTTTGACCCCATCGCTGAGGGCCAAGCAGGGGACGGCTtctcccagcagcagcagcagcaacagcagcagcagcagcagcagcagcagagatctGGTAACATGTCTGAGTTCCAGCACAACGGCCCCCCTAATGGCAACCACGCTGTCCCTGCCCCCTGTCTACCCCTGGACCAGTCACCTAACCGGGCAGCATCCTTCCATGGTctgccctcctcttcctcctcagatACCCATGGTCTGGAGCCTCGACGGATGCCCAATCAGGGTGCTGTGGAGGGATTAGAGTATAATTTCCCCAGCGAACCCCCAACTGGACATTTTGAAGTACCTGTATTTTCCCCCTCAGAATCAGAGTCTCAGCTTCCCCACTTTGGGACAGGAAGGCCGGTGGCCGGTGGCAGTTTCCCTGGAAACCCTGCCATGGCTCGGACACCGGGTATGCAGGGCATCTCCAAAGGGCACCAGCAGCCACCCCCACAGCCCCAGCAGCCTCAGCCTCCCCCACAGCACGGAGTATTTTTTGAGCGCTTTGGGAATGGCCGTAAGATTCCCGTGGGGATGGAGCTGGGGGTCAGTGCTAGACACCCTCTCATGCAGCAGCAGGCTGGTTTGATAGCGCGACAGAACTCATGCCCCCCTGGCCTCCCCCGGCCTCCCCAGTCTGAGCCGGGCTCCATTAACCCCAACATGCTGGACGGTGGCGTCATGATGCCTGTCCAACACAACCAGTTTGAATATCCTATTCACAGACTGGAAAATAGGGGCCTGCACCCCTATGGGGACCCCATGTTTAATATGCAACAGCCGGCTCCCCCTCCTCCCGCCCAACAGCCTCCGAATCAGAGGCTGCAACATTTTGACTCTCCTTATATGAACATGGCTAAAAGGCCAAGATTTGAGTTCCCTAACGCACACGGAGGGGAAAATTGTGGCACGTGGGGTAGTGGCATGCACAATGTGCAGGGAATGGAgaaccacctctctccctctgcctaccctggCCTTCCTGGTGAGTTCACCCCACCTGTAACAGACGGTTTCCCCCCGGGTCCACTCCAGCACGCTGGGCCTGAGCAGCAGTCTCTGCAGCAGCGGCAGAATGCGGCCATGATGATCAAACAGATGGCCTCTCGGAACCAGCAGCAGAGGATGAGGCAGCCCAGCCTGCAGCAGCTGGGTCACCATGGCGACGTACCTCCAGGCCCCATGGTTCATGGAGGCCCAGTGGGGAGCATGCCTCAGCCCAACTTTGACAGGGAGAATGGGAGCAGGATGCCCAACTTTGAGGGTCAGAGCCCTCATATAACTCAGGAGAACTGGTTCCCCGGTTCTCACCCACCAGGAGAGATCATGTCGCGGCGTATGGGGGTAACGGGTGGGGAGGCTGTAGCCCACGACATGGGGCTGCAGCAGAACGGAGTCGGTATGATGTTCAGGCCGGGCATGAATGGGATGGGCATGCAGGAGCCAATGAGGATACCTGGAGATGGACACGTACAGGCTCTCCACTCTCCTGGTATGCACCCCCCGTTTGGCAACAACATGGGCAATCTCTCCCAGATGCAGTCCCCCGGAGCCGGGGTAGGACACCCCAACGCACCATCAGAGAGGCGGCCGACTGACTTCCCTGCCGGGCCTCCCATGGGATCTCAATCAACGTTTCCTTATGGAGGGGTTAACCGTCAGGGGGCACCACATAGCAATCCCCAGGGGGTGAACACCTCACCAGGGAGCTACCCTCCACAGTCGGAGTTCCCCCCAGGCCAGCGATCCTCTGTCAGTAAACTTGGGGCACTCTCTCTGGGGAACTTTAGCAAAACCAGCACTAAAGACAATGTTTTTGGGCAGAGCTGCCTGGCGGCCCTTTCCACGGCCTGCCAGAACATGATAGCTAGCCTAGGGGCCCCCAACCTAAACGTAACATTCAACAAGAAGAACCAAAATGAGGGCAAGCGAAAACTGAGTCAGACGGAGCAGGACATTAATAGCAGCACAGTTAACGGGACCGGCAGTGCTGGTCCTGAGTATTTTCAGAGTGGCACTTCCCAGAACAGCCAGATGCCTGGCAACGGGAATAGCAACATTAAGCCTGCAGGTCAAAACCAGACGCTGCAGGGGGAAGCCAGTGCCCTCTCCCCAAATTACAACATGGACGCTACCCCATGCAGTGAGGGGAAAGCAGCAACAgggaatgggagagggagagggaggagaaaaaggGACAGCGGGCATGTGAGCCCTGGGATCTTTTTTTCCTCTGACAGCGGAAACCCTGTTGTAAGTCCAGGCCAGCAACCCCCTTCAGCTGGCgttggggagaggggtgggggtacGCCCCATGAGAAACCCCTCCCATCCCCCTCCTGGGGAAAGGGAGGTGACCTTATGCTGGGGGACCAGGCAGACCTGATGTCTTCTCTGGACAGTGGCATTCAGAGTGTCACCAAGTCTAACAGTAACTCACCGCGCATAGATTTTCCTGATGATGTCAGTGCCCACTACGGCAACGAGGATGAGGTGTCCTCTAGCTCAGATGCAGGAGGTGCTCCTGCCTCCAAGCCCAACCGCAGCCCGCACATCACCGGCTCACCCAAGCTGCAAAGGGGGGAACAGGGCCTGATGAATGGGCAGAAGCCCCTAGGCATGCAGGACATCACCAATCACACTACCTCGACACCCGACAGCTATGGACTGAGTGCTGGTGTGGGGACAGGTGGCAATGGAGTCGGTCACCCGGGCACACCTGGGATGGAGCAGGTACGCACTCCATCCAGCACCTCTGGCCAGGATGACATCCACCCTCTGGAGATACTGCAGGCCCAGATCCAGCTGCAGCGCCAGCAGTTCAGCATCTCAGAGGACCAGCCCCTGGGCATGAAGAATGGCAAGAAGAGTGGTGACTGTCTCTCACAGAACGGAGACAATGAGCTGGCGAGCTGCAGCCCGGATGCTGGGAAGGGCTCAATGGGCACTATTGACCTTGACACTCTGATGGCAGAGCAGCACGCCACCTGGTACGTGCCCAGTGACAAGGCCCTGATGGATGGGCCAGAAGACGACAAGGCCATGGCACCCTGGGAAAAAAACAagagccagaataacagcaaagaag